AAGCGTTGAATCACTGTAGACATTCAGATCCTTCACTTTCATTTCCAAAGCTAGCTTCAGGCCTGCAATCAGGGCCTCATATTCTGCATCATTATTTGTTACAGAGAAATCAAAATGAATTGCATTTTGTAGCTTATGTCCTTATGGGCTTATCAGTATTATGCCCTCATCAGCTCCTTTACCATTCACTACTCCATCCACATACAAGGTCCACCATGGTGAGCAATTTTCCTCATCCTGAATTTTCATTTTTGGTTCAGCTGCACATTTATTACCTTCCACAGAGAACGTTTCTGAAAATTCTAACAGGAAATCAGCAAGGGCTTGTCCTTTTATAGCCGTTCTTGGCTTGTAATCCAAATCAAACTGACCCAATTCTATAGCCCACTTCATCAATCTTCCAGAAGCTTTTAAATTATGAAGAACCTGCCTTAATGGGTATGAGGTACACACCTCTACCTTATGAGCTTGAAAATATGGTCGGAGCTTCCTGGATGCAAGTACTAAAGCATATGCAAGCTTCTCCATGTTGGTGTATCGAGTCTCAACATCCAACAACCTCTTGCTGATATAATACACTGGAACTGAACCTTACCCTCTTCACGTACCAGAACCGAACTGATAAAATACTCTGAAACTGCCAGATAAAGAATGAGGACCTCTCCTTCCACAGGTTTAGACAATAAAGGGGGACTGCCTAATTGCTGCTTCAGCCTTTGGAATGCAGCTTCACATTCTGAAGTCCAttcaaaattctttcctttcttAATTGCTGCAAAAAAACTCCTTACACCTGTCAGATGACTTTGAAACAAACATGTTTAAAGCGGCTACCATTCCAGTTAAACATTGAAGCTCCTTGACAGTTCGTGGTGAATGCATCTCAATTAAAGCCTTTATTTTTGCAGGATTGGCCTCAATACCTCGATGGTTTACTAGGAACCTTAAGAACTTTTCTGATTTAACCTTAAAAATCCATTTTTGGGGATTTAGCTTCATTTAGAATTTTCTCAAAATATTAAACATCTCAGAACTGTCATCCACATACACCTCCATTGTCTTTCCAATCTGGTCTTGAACATTCGATTGACAAACATTTGGTATGTTGCACCTGTATTTAACAACCCAAATGTCATCCCAATGTAACAATAGAGACCTCTATCTGTTATAAAAGAGGTATGTTCTTCATCTGGCTTGTACATAGGAATTTGATTATAACCAGAATATGCATCATAAAGCTGAGCAAAGCGTGCCTAGATGTAGCATCAATCAACTGATCTATTCGAGGAAATGAGGAGCTGTCCTTGGGACATGCCTTGTTAAGATCTGTGAAATCCACACAATTACACCATTTTCCAATTGGCCCTTTTACTAAAATAGGGTTAGCAAGCCATTCTGGGTAGTAGGATTCCCTAACCAAACCTGCTTTCAGCAACCTGTCCACCTCATCCTTCAAAGTTGTAGCTCCCTCCCCACTTATAGctcttgttaggaatatgtcataagtttgatgataagttcaccaaaaacactttagtagatttaatttagtgtaattgtagctctcaacggatgatttactttaacatccgttgagagagagtagcttatgtcttaataagttttgtaacacatttctgcttACTACAATACCTTAGAGATCTAGAAGTTGCAGaatattcaaagtcatgttgactactagattgatatgaaaaataggttggctaattgtatatattagatgtcttgtaattttgaataagtgaaattgagttaactgctatggaagacttacaatggatgattctacaaggtttcaacggatgatccaagtcacattcaacggatgatctattgaagtttcaacggatgattcaacacagtttcaacggacgatccaatgaa
The sequence above is drawn from the Apium graveolens cultivar Ventura chromosome 2, ASM990537v1, whole genome shotgun sequence genome and encodes:
- the LOC141686271 gene encoding uncharacterized protein LOC141686271, with translation MEKLAYALVLASRKLRPYFQAHKVEVCTSYPLRQVLHNLKASGRLMKWAIELGQFDLDYKPRTAIKGQALADFLLEFSETFSVEGNKCAAEPKMKIQDEENCSPWWTLYVDGVVNEYEALIAGLKLALEMKVKDLNVYSDSTLVVWHIRGGFQARGIHLEKIPRTGNSDADALAKLGSQKEATLLGVIPLEVQQQLSIPEMEAATIEAAAEGTWISPIMTT